The proteins below are encoded in one region of Lactuca sativa cultivar Salinas chromosome 3, Lsat_Salinas_v11, whole genome shotgun sequence:
- the LOC111883225 gene encoding protein TRIGALACTOSYLDIACYLGLYCEROL 3, chloroplastic isoform X2, which produces MSSLVGSSVYPLNSRNVSYLSTGNRTSRKKVDTSSIYTRKFVCCSMAPQNLKPADEFRPSKFNDSSLNLFTEDLDETDVLIECKDVYKSFGEKHILSGVNFKIKYGEAVGIIGPSGTGKSTILKIIAGLLTPDKGEVYIRGRRRHGLISDDDMSGLRIGLVFQSAALFDSLTVRENVGFLLYEHSRMPRDKIQELVAETLAAVGLKDVEDRMPSELSGGMKKRVALARSIINDTTKTTIEPEVLLYDEPTAGLDPIASTVVEDLIRSVHCKGNDALGKPGKIASYVVVTHQHSTIRRAVDRLVFLHEGKVVWEGMTHEFTSSANPIVQQFASGNLDGPIRY; this is translated from the exons ATGAGTTCGTTAGTGGGTTCATCAGTTTACCCTCTAAATTCCCGGAATGTATCTTATCTCTCGACTGGGAATCGTACATCTCGCAAAAAAGTTGATACTTCCTCGATCTACACAAGAAAATTCGTCTGTTGTAGTATGGCTCCGCAGAATTTGAAGCCCGCTGATGAATTTCGTCCCTCCAAATTCAAC GATTCGTCTTTGAATTTGTTTACAGAAGATTTGGATGAGACAGATGTGCTTATCGAATGTAAAGATGTTTACAAGTCATTTGGGGAGAAACACATATTAAGTGGTGTAAATTTTAAG ATTAAGTATGGGGAAGCAGTTGGAATCATTGGGCCTTCTGGCACTGGGAAATCTACTATTTTAAAGATCATTGCAGGGCTCCTTACTCCCGATAAG GGGGAAGTTTACATTCGAGGAAGAAGAAGACATGGATTAATAAGTGATGATGACATGTCCGGCCTTCGAATTGGGCTG GTATTTCAAAGTGCAGCACTTTTTGATTCTTTAACAGTTCGGGAAAATGTTGGTTTCCTTTT ATATGAACATTCAAGAATGCCCAGAGATAAGATTCAAGAACTTGTTGCAGAAACCTTGGCTGCAGTTGGGTTAAAG GATGTTGAGGACAGGATGCCATCTGAGTTGTCTGGAGGGATGAAAAAAAGAGTGGCTTTAGCAAGGTCTATAATAAATGATACAACAAAAACCACAATTGAACCTGAG GTGCTCTTGTATGACGAACCAACCGCGGGGCTTGATCCCATCGCATCTACCGTAGTTGAAGATTTGATCCGGTCCGTTCATTGCAAAGGTAACGATGCACTCGGGAAACCTGGGAAGATCGCGTCTTATGTTGTTGTAACTCACCAACACAGTACCATTAGAAGAGCCGTTGACAG GTTGGTTTTTCTTCATGAGGGAAAGGTTGTATGGGAAGGAATGACTCATGAATTCACTTCATCTGCTAATCCAATTGTTCAGCAG TTTGCCTCAGGGAATTTGGATGGGCCTATTAGGTACTAA
- the LOC111883225 gene encoding protein TRIGALACTOSYLDIACYLGLYCEROL 3, chloroplastic isoform X1, translated as MSSLVGSSVYPLNSRNVSYLSTGNRTSRKKVDTSSIYTRKFVCCSMAPQNLKPADEFRPSKFNQDSSLNLFTEDLDETDVLIECKDVYKSFGEKHILSGVNFKIKYGEAVGIIGPSGTGKSTILKIIAGLLTPDKGEVYIRGRRRHGLISDDDMSGLRIGLVFQSAALFDSLTVRENVGFLLYEHSRMPRDKIQELVAETLAAVGLKDVEDRMPSELSGGMKKRVALARSIINDTTKTTIEPEVLLYDEPTAGLDPIASTVVEDLIRSVHCKGNDALGKPGKIASYVVVTHQHSTIRRAVDRLVFLHEGKVVWEGMTHEFTSSANPIVQQFASGNLDGPIRY; from the exons ATGAGTTCGTTAGTGGGTTCATCAGTTTACCCTCTAAATTCCCGGAATGTATCTTATCTCTCGACTGGGAATCGTACATCTCGCAAAAAAGTTGATACTTCCTCGATCTACACAAGAAAATTCGTCTGTTGTAGTATGGCTCCGCAGAATTTGAAGCCCGCTGATGAATTTCGTCCCTCCAAATTCAAC CAGGATTCGTCTTTGAATTTGTTTACAGAAGATTTGGATGAGACAGATGTGCTTATCGAATGTAAAGATGTTTACAAGTCATTTGGGGAGAAACACATATTAAGTGGTGTAAATTTTAAG ATTAAGTATGGGGAAGCAGTTGGAATCATTGGGCCTTCTGGCACTGGGAAATCTACTATTTTAAAGATCATTGCAGGGCTCCTTACTCCCGATAAG GGGGAAGTTTACATTCGAGGAAGAAGAAGACATGGATTAATAAGTGATGATGACATGTCCGGCCTTCGAATTGGGCTG GTATTTCAAAGTGCAGCACTTTTTGATTCTTTAACAGTTCGGGAAAATGTTGGTTTCCTTTT ATATGAACATTCAAGAATGCCCAGAGATAAGATTCAAGAACTTGTTGCAGAAACCTTGGCTGCAGTTGGGTTAAAG GATGTTGAGGACAGGATGCCATCTGAGTTGTCTGGAGGGATGAAAAAAAGAGTGGCTTTAGCAAGGTCTATAATAAATGATACAACAAAAACCACAATTGAACCTGAG GTGCTCTTGTATGACGAACCAACCGCGGGGCTTGATCCCATCGCATCTACCGTAGTTGAAGATTTGATCCGGTCCGTTCATTGCAAAGGTAACGATGCACTCGGGAAACCTGGGAAGATCGCGTCTTATGTTGTTGTAACTCACCAACACAGTACCATTAGAAGAGCCGTTGACAG GTTGGTTTTTCTTCATGAGGGAAAGGTTGTATGGGAAGGAATGACTCATGAATTCACTTCATCTGCTAATCCAATTGTTCAGCAG TTTGCCTCAGGGAATTTGGATGGGCCTATTAGGTACTAA